The sequence CTTTTCGCGGTCCCAGATCTTCAGGGTCTCTTCCGGCCCTTTACTAAAGCCAAAATCGTTAGCGCGGGTAAAAAATTGCTCGGCGCCGTCTACACGGCGGGCGGCTAATAACTCCTGCGTGCGTATCAATCCCAGCAGTTCGCTTTGCTCGTTCCCGATCAGGTTTTGGCCGCCATCGCCACGGGTAAGGGCCAGGTAGCCGGTGCGGTAATGCTTCTCCTGCGCCAGGTAGCCCAACAGGCGGGTGTTCTCGTCGTCAGGGTGGGCGGCTATGTATAGTACGCTGCCCAGTACCTGCATCTTATTCAGATTTTGGCGAATGGTGCCGATATCGGACTTAGGCGCTGTTTGCGCGAAGCAAACGTTAGCAGACAGTATGGTTAAGCTAATTAAGGCTCTTATTTTCATAAAGCGCGGTTTTGTGATGGTGGTATTCAAGGAATCAGATCACGTAAAAATTTTTATAAAAATAGGGAATGCGGTTTACTGTGCAATAGCCCTTACCTGCCAAACAATGTAATAAATATGTTGAAATGCTGGCCGGATAAGACGCGCCATTGACGTTAACCCCCGGGTATTTAATAAATTTTAGCTAAAGCCCCTTTCGCTCCTGCCCAATCTGACCGTTGGCTAAAGCCAAACGGCAATGAAAATCGCCGCTGCTTTATCTTCATTGCCGTCCCCTTTAGGGGGCGGATAATGTAGCAATGCAAGTGGCTTCAGGCAAAATTATTGCACTTGGTAGTGGTCATTTAACCCCGGGTATTTAATAAATTTTGGCTAAAGCCCCCTTCATTCCTGCTCAATCTGACCGTTGGCTAAAGCCAAACGGCAATGAAAATCGCCGCTGTTTTATCTTCATTGCCGCCCCCTTTAGGGGGCGGATAATGTAGCAATGCAAGTGGCTTCAGCCAAAATTATTGCACTTGGTAGTGATCATTTAACTGGCGCTGCATTTCACGTATTCCAGGTATGTGGTTGATCCTGGGGTAACGGTAATTAATAAATTTTAAAAAAGTTTAAAATTAAAAACAAATATAAACGTCATACCATTATATCATTAATTAATCGTTTGATTAAAAATTTAACATTGATAATCAATTAGTTAATATAGAATGACAAAAGGATGATACGGTTAATCAATCGCTTGATTAATTTTGACCCATCAAAAGAAAATGGACAAGGATAAAATAGACAAAAAGGACCATATACTGGACGTAGCCGAGCGGGTATTTTCAGATCACGGGTTCGACGGCGCTTCCACCCGGATGATATCGGGCGAGGCCGGGGTTAATATGGCCATGCTGAATTACTACTTCGGTTCGAAGGAAGGTTTGTTTTTGGCAGTGATTGGCCGCAAGATCAGCAGTTTTAAAGACCTGCTGGTTACCATCAGCGGCGACAACACCATGACCCAGTGGCAAAAAGTGGTAAAGTATATCGATCTGTATAGCGAGAAGATCGTATCGAATAACTGCTTTCAAAAATTGATCTACCATGAAATGACGATGAACCGCCGGTCGGAGCTGGCCGATAGCGTTCGCGAGATCCTGATGCAGAACGTAAACGAGTTTCGCAAGATCATACAGGATGGTATTGATAACGGTGAGTTTAAAAAAGATATAGATACCCACATGGTTACCGCCACCATTTACGGTACCAAAAACTACGTGGTAAATATGCCGCTAATGACATCGGCCCTTTTTGGGTACGATATACAGGACGATAAGATACTGGAAGAACAGTTTAAGCCCAGGATGAAATCGTACATGACAAACTTATTAAAATGTTACCTACTCAATTGAAACATATGAATACACTAAATAATCACCCCGTTAAACGCTACCTGTTTAAAATACCGGGTAAGGCTTTGGCCGCCACCCTGTTGTTTGCAGCTACCGTTATTACAGCCGCTACGGCCCAGGAGCGCACCATTACTATTGATGAGGCGATAAAGCTGGGTATCGAAAACAGCAAAACGCTGAAAATGTCGCAATCGAAGATCGATCAGGCCGTTTCAGAATATAACCAGGCTAAAGATAAAGCCCTGCCCACCGGCAGCGCCAGCTTTGCCTATAACCGCGCGCAGATCCCGGCGCACACGCTTGACCTGGGCGGCGGCGACCCGATCCACCTGCCATCATCGGCCAATGCCTACTTAGGCATCGCGTCGGTAAGCGAAACTATTTTTGCCGGCAACCGCCTGCGCTACGCCCGCGAAAGCACCGACCTGCTGGTTAAAGTTGCCCGTTTGGATGTGGATAAGGATAAAGAAGAGATCAGCTACGATGTGATCAACGCTTACTATGGCCTTTACAAAGTGCTGCAAAGCAAAAAAGTTGTTGAGCAAAACCTGAAAACAATCGACGCGCAGATCAAACAATCGCAGCGCTTTTTTGAGCAGGGTTTAGTAACCAAGAACGATGTGTTGCGTTTCCAACTGCAACGCGCCAATATCGAACTGAACGGCATCGACCTGGAAAGCAACCGCAAGATCATTAACTATAACCTGGATATCCTTTTAGGCTTGCCTGAAAGCACCCAGCTGAACATAGCGCAGATCAACGAAGCAGACAGGAAGATGGGCATGCTATCAAACTACATTGATACCGCAATAGCTAACCGCCAGGAACTGAAACAATCTGACCTGCGCACACAGGCCGCCGAGGTTAATATCAAATCTATCATGGCTAACAAGGCACCTACTTTGGCTGCCAGTGTTGGTGGTTACTATGTTGATGTATCTGGCAACCCAATACCGCAAAGCGGCAAATTTATTACACCGATAACCGCTGGCCTGACCCTGTCGTGGAATTTCGGTACGCTATGGACCAACAAGAACAAGGAGGCCGAGGCCCGCATACAGCGCGACCAGACCGTGATTGGTAAAGACATACAACTGGATGCCATTAAACGCGAAGTGAACGGCAACTACCAGAATTATCAAACCGCTGTTAACAAAATTAAACTGCTGCAAACCAGTATTGAACAGGCAGGCGAGAACAACAAGATACTGGAAAACAAATATCAAAGCAATATCGCATCGGCAACAGACCGCGCGGATGCCGAGACCTTGCTTTACCAGGCGCAAATAAACCTTGAACTGGCTAAGGCCGATGCGGGTTTAGCGTATTATACCCTACTAAAATCAACCGGAAAACTTACAAAATAACGAAAACTCAAACACATTAATACAATGGCAAAGGAACAAACAACTCCGCAGGAACCTAAAAAGAAGAACAAAGTGATCCCGATCATTTTGGGCGTGTTACTGGTAGGAGGCATGATATTCGGGGCTAAGGAATATATCTATTATAGCAAACACGAGGATACTGACGATGCGCAGATCGATGGCGATATCAGCCCGGTAGTGGCCCGCGTTGGCGGCTATGTAGATAGCATTTTCTTTGAAGAGAACCAGCACGTAACTAAAGACCAGGTACTGGTTAAAATTGACGACCGCGATTACAAAGTAAAACTGGAGCAGGCCATCGCCGCCAAACAAGGCGCAGGATCGGGCACGGGTGTTAACGAAGCGCAGGTATTATCGCAAACTGCAAATTCGGCCAGCGCTAAAGCGCAGGCGGTATCGGCAGGCGCGCGTTTAGAGAAAGCAGAAAAGGATTACGCACGCTATGCTAACCTGGTGAAAGACGGTAGCGTTACCCAGCAACAATTTGACCAGGCCAAAGCCGACCGCGATGTAGCCGCCGCTACTTACAAAGCCGCGCAGGACCAGTACAAAGCATCGGTTGAACAAATTGGCGCTACCCGCAGCCAAATGACGGTAATTAACACCGGCGTTACCCAAAAGCAGGTAGATATTGATTACGCTAAACTGCAACTGAGCTATACTACGGTAAAATCGCCGGCAGGTGGTATCACTTCTAAAAAGAGCATACAAGTTGGTCAGCTGGTACAGGCAGGACAAACCCTGTTCTCGGTAGTGAACGATAATAGCATCTTCATCACCGCTAACTTTAAAGAAACCCAGCTTGATAAACTGCGTAACGGCCAAAAAGTAAACATAGAGGTTGATGCTTACCCTGAACTGAAGGTAGAAGGTACGGTGTACAACTTCTCGCCAGCTACAGGTGCTAAGTTCTCGTTACTGCCACCAGATAACGCTACAGGTAACTTTGTGAAAGTAGTACAGCGTGTACCTGTAAAAATTAAAATTAACGCTGCTAAAGATGTGATGGAGAAGTTGCGTCCGGGTATGAGCGTTAATGTTTCGGTAATAACTAAAGACTAATAACCATGGCTGAAACCGGCTTTAAAAAGTGGATCATCACCATTACGGTGATCGTGGCTTCGTTACTGGAGCTTATCGATACCACTATCGTTAACGTTTCGCTTCCGCAGATACAGGGTAACCTGGGCGCAACCTTAGAGGATGTGGCCTGGGTAGTAACCGGCTACGCGGTAGCAAACGTAATAGTGCTGCCCATGTCGGGCTGGCTGGGCAGCCGTTTCGGGCGGAAGAATTACTTTCTTGCATCCATTATTATATTTACCATCGTATCGTTTTTGTGCGGTAACGCGCATACCATGGGCGAGTTGGTTACCTTCCGTATCATCCAGGGGCTTGCCGGTGGTGGTTTAATATCTACAGCGCAGGCCATCCTGTTGGAGACCTGGCCACGCGAGCAGATCGGTACTGCTACGGCCCTGTTTGGTTTAGGCGCGGTAGTAGGCCCAACTGTGGGGCCTACCATTGGCGGCTGGATAACCGACCACTATGCCTGGCCATGGATATTTTACGTAAACATCCCGGTTGGCGCGCTGGCGGCTTTCTGTACGTACACTTTTATAAAGGAAACGCCCAAGGATGCCAAGGGTAAACCGGTTGACTGGTGGGGGATCCTGCTGCTGGCTATAGCCGTAGGCAGTTTGCAAACCGTGTTGGAAAAAGGCGAAAGCGAAGATTGGTTTGCCAAAACCTATATCCTGGTGCTGACTATCGCAGCCGTATTGGGCTTCATCCTGTTTATCTGGCGCGAGTTAAGTACCGACCACCCGATCGTGAACTTCAGCATCCTCCGGCACCGGAGTTTCGCAGTGGGGATGTTTACATCCTTTGTGCTGGGTTTCGGGTTGTACGGATCGGTGTTTGTGTTCCCGGTATTTTGCCAAAACCTGCTGGGCTTTTCGGCACAGCAAACAGGCGAACTATTGTTCCCCGGCGGTTTGTGTACCATTATGATGATGCCTTTCATCGGTAAAATGTTGAATAAAGGGATCCCGGCGCAGTTTATGGCTACCGCAGGCATGTTTCTGTTCTTTGTGTTTACCAATATGCTGAGCCACAGCACGCTGGCCACCGGCGAAAAGGATGTACTGGTACCGCTGCTGATCCGTGGTGTGGGTATGGCTTTATTATTCGTGCCATTAACCACCCTGGCCATGGCCGATCTGAAAGGCCCTGAACTGGGACAAGGATCTGGCCTGAACAACATGATGCGCCAGTTAGGCGGCTCGTTCGGTATCGCCATCCTGACTACGGTTATCCACAACCGCCAGGGCTTTCACCGCAGCAACCTGTTAAATAACATCAACCAGTACAACCCACTGTTCAACGATCGCTTTAACCAGTTGTTGCACGGCTTTATGGCAAAAGGCAAATCACTAACCGATGCCACTACCATGGCCTACAAAGCCATCGAGGGTATGGTTACCCGCCAGGCCATGCTGTTAACCTACGACGACGCGTACTGGATCTCGGGCATGGTAATGCTGTTCTCGATACCGTTGCTTTATTTGCAGCCATTTAAGAAGTTGAAGGCAGTGGCGGATTCGCATTAAAAGAATAGGCCCCACCCAAACCCTCCCCAGTAGGGAGGGCTTAAAAATACTAAGCCCCTCTCCTTTGGAGAGGGGGTGGGGTGAGGCTCCAAAAAAAGAAAGCCGTTCTGCTGTTAAGCGGAACGGCTTTTTCCCAAAAATCAACAATTAAATCTTCTCCTCCACGGGAAAAATACATTTTAACACTAACGTTTAAACATGTAGCCGCGAGTGTATTTAATCATACCACTAAAATAAAAAAATTTAATTAATAATCTAAAATTTATTTCAGGGATATTTTGGGGACAAATGCGTGGACAAACATAAAGGGCTTTGCGGTATCGCAAAGCCCTTTATGTTTGTTTCTAATTCCCTGCGCTGGGAGGGAATTGCGCAGAGTTCCAGCGCTATTTACTCACCCCGACTACGCTCCGCTGGTCGGCCCTCTCTTCGCTGCGCGGAAAGAGGGGATCGGGTTATCCGATATTGCTCCGGCCCTCTTTCCGCGCAGCGAAGAGAGGGTGGTCGGCGAAGCAACGACCGGGTGAGTCTCGCCGCCTTACTTCTTCAACCCTATTTCCCGCAACCTTTCATCCAAATATTCGCCCGCCGTCATATCGCTGAACTGTTTCGGGTGCTCGGCATCAATGGTTGATGGCAGGCTGGTCAGATCCATGTCCGACTTAGGGTGCAGGAAGAACGGCACCGAGAAGCGCGAGTTCTTCATCAATTCGCGCGGTGGGTTCACCACCCGGTGTGTGGTCGATTTTAATTTGCCGTTGGTGAGGCGCTGCAGCATATCGCCAACGTTCACCACCACATCCTCGCCATGGGCACTCACCGGGAACCAGGTGTTCTCGCGGGTAAGCAGTTCCAGGCCGTCGGCGCTGGCACCGATCAGCAGGGTGATCAGGTTAATATCTTCGTGGGCGCCGGCACGTACCGCGTCGGCAGGCAGCGAATCTGGATCTTCAATACCGAAGTAGTGCAGTGTGCGCAGTATCGAGTTGCCGTTGTGCACATGCTTGTCAAAATAGTTTTCGTCCAAACCCAAATAAATAGCGATGGCTTTCAGGATAGATTTACCGGCCGTTTCCAGCTTTTGGTAAACCTCTAAAGTTACCTGGTTAAACTCGGGCAGTTCCTCTACCATCACGTTGGCCGGGTACTCATCTTTCACAGGGTCGCCATCTGTAACGGTCTGGCCTATCTGCCAAAACTCCTTCAGGTCGGGTACCTTGAAGCCTTTGGCGGTCTCCTTACCCTTGCCGGTATAACCACGCTGACCGGCCAGTCCCGGGATCTCGTATTTAGACTTTACATCGTCGGGCAGGGCGAAAAGGGTTTTCACCTGCTTATATAAATTATCTATCAGTTCTTTACTTAAGCCATGGTTGGTGATGGTGACGAAACCGGTCTCGTTAAAAGCCTTGCCAATGTCGTCCGAAAACTGTTTCCGCTGGGCCGCGTCGCCGTTAACATAGGTGTCCAGGTCTAAGCGGGGAATGTTTACTGTACTCATATTTTAAAGTTTAAAAAGTAAAATTATCCAATTAATATTTGATAAAGCACAGGTGTGAAAAAATATTTAAGCGGTTGCAGGGCGTAAATGTTTTAAATAAAGCGGCGACCGGTACAGCGAATGCGTTGGGCCCCGTGCGATTCCCCTTTCGAAAGGGGCGGAGGGGTATGTCCTTTATTCGGTGTGCATGGCCATAACCTGCGGCGTGTGCTTTTCACTATTTCCCCGCGTTAGGGATTGCAGCGGATACCGGCCCTGTGGCTAAGGCCTTGTGTAGAATGAGCGGAAAGCCCGGGCCGGAGGCAACGCCATAATGTGCAGCCGAAGGAACAGAGAAGCAAACAATCGTATTACGCTATTGGAACGGTAAAGGTAAAGGTACTGCCTTTACCAACTGTGCTTTCTACCCCAATACTGCCACCGTTAAGGGTTGCAAAATACCGGCACAGGTTAAGGCCTAAGCCGGTGCCTTTCTCGTTGGCGGTACCAAACGAGGTATAATACTCGTCTGGTTTAAAAAGCTTTTGCTGTACTTCATCGCTCATACCTATGCCGGTATCAGTTACCGATAAATGCAATAGCTGATCTACCACCACAGCCGAAATGATGATGCTATCGCCTGCGCGGCTAAATTTTATGGCGTTTGCTATTAAATTCCGCAATACAATATCAATGGTTGATATATCGGCCATCACCAAAATAGCCTGATCGTATTGGTTTACCAGTTTAATATGCTTGTTGGCGGCCTGTTTGCTAAAACTGTGCAGGTTTGAGCTGATGAGGGCCTGGATATCGAAGGCCACCTTGTTAAGGCTAATGCCCTCCATCTGGCTTTTGGCCCAGTACAACACATTATCCAGCAGCGCCGACGTACCAGTTACGTTTGCCAGTAATTCTGCCGATATGGAGGTGATCTCCTCGCGCGTTAGCAGTTCGCTGTTAAACAGGGTGAGCGTATCCTGCAGGGTAAGCACCGGCGACCGCAGATCGTGCGAGATGATCGAGAACAGCTTGTCTTTAGTGGCGTTTATTTGTTCCAGCTGTTCGTTCTGGCTAATAATTTCCTCGTGTTGCTCGGTAATTTCCAGGTTTTGCTGCAAGACCTCCTGCCGGCTGGCAATAAGCAATTCGTTATCTTTCTTTTTTATCTGTAGGTTGCGATAATAAAACACCATTAAAATAACCGCCGACAGCAAGGCTACCCCAATTAAACAACCCATGGCATACTGCCGCTGGATGGTGGTTTTTTGAAGCAGGATCTGCACTTGGTTCAGCTTTTTATCTTTAAGCAGGGCAACGTTTACATCTTCTTTTTTCTGCAATTTGTAATTGTATTGCAGCTTTTCAACAGCCTTTACGTTATCGGCATTAACAATACTGTCCTTTAATTGGGTGTACAGGGTTTGGTAATTGTATGCGCTGCTGTAATTGCCAATTGCAGCATACACTTTTGCCATTTGCAAATAGTTATCGGGCAGTAAGGCTTTATAATTATACTTTTTGCCAATGCTAAGGCCCTTTTGCGCAGCAGTTAACGCGGCGTTGTATTGTTTTTGGGCGATGTTTAGTTTGCTAAGCAGCAGGTACATTTCTGAAAGGTGCGGGAACTCTGCTTCATCAGCATTCGATACGATGTTTATAGCCTGCGTTAACCATTTCCGGGTATCGGCATATTGTTTACGGTAAAAGTAAATGCCGCTAACGTGGTAAAGCGAGTTGGATTTAAACGTAAGCTGGTTTTGTTTAAGGGTTTCGCTAACCGCCAGCGATTGCATATAAAACTTTAAGGCCAGCGTATCCTGTTTTTGCTTTTCGTATATGCGCCCTATATTCATATTGCCCCGCCACACGTTTTCTTCGTGGTGCTTCATTTTGCCGTAAATATCAAGGGCCTTTTTAAAATAATCCAGCGCCTGGGCAGTTTGGTTTTCATCAAGGTAAACTACACCAATATTGTTATACGAGCCGGCAACGCCAGCCTCATCGCCCATCTTTTCAAATATTTTAAGAGACTTTAACGCGCTTTCAATACCATTTTGCATATCGCCGCTGGCTTCGTACGCCACGCCCATTAAACGCCAGGCTATGGCCTGGCCCTTATCGTAATGTAGTTTTTTTGCCAGCGCCAGTTGTTTTGCAGCAAGGGCAATTGCTTCATCGTTCCGTTTATCAATGTACTCAATAATCAGCTGCTTCATGGCGTTTACCTTAACCGTATCGTTGGGCATTTGGCCAATCACCTGTTTTAAGCTGTCGGCTTTTTTAAACTGCGCTTTTAAGGGAGAGCAATACAACAGGCAAAAGGCAAGCGCAGCTAACGGGATTGATTTTACAGTCATTAGATATCCGGTAAATTAGGGAGAAAATAAACGGGTGTATTCTCAACGTATAATTAGCAATATAAAGTTGAAGTTTAAAACAAATTTTGTTAATCTTTTTCCCGGAAACCTTGCACACCAGTTATCAGCATTTTTAGGTTAAAAGGCTTGCGGTAGCCATAAGCGGTTGTTACCCCGGGCTTGTTGAAGGGTGCATTGGCCGGATGGGGTTTCGCCATCATAAGCATTCGCGGTCAACAATTCATTAATATTAACCATTGTGGCGTTGCCTGCGGCCGGGCTTTCCGCTCATACGCCTGCAGGCCTTAAGCGCGGGGCCGGTATCCGCTGCAATCCCTACCACTACACAAGCCCGGCACACCCCTCCTCAAGGAGGGAACTGTCTAATCTGGGCTATTACTTTCGAAAGGAGCGGAGGGGTATGTCATTTATGCGGTGTGTATATCACAATCCTCCAATGACTAATGCCAGTGCAGCGAAATGACCAACGCCATAAATGGCCATCATTACAAATTACCGGTACCCTGCCGCATCCATGGCGGTATGGGCGGTTGGTAGCCGGGTTTTATCATATCGTTTATTCTTGGCTGTAGCATCCATACGCCAATAAAGTGGAACCATACCATAAAAAATTCCGCGGCAAATTCGCCAAAGCCTACCGGCCTTTGCAGCTCTACTGTTTTAATGGTTTTGGCAACCATATACATGCAGTAAAAAAGGGCAAACGTAGCCAGGAAATGAAAAGGCATCATCAGGAAAAACAATCCGCCTATGCCAAAGGGTACCTGTGCCGGGTGTGTAAAAAAATCGAGCATCATTATACATATAAACCCGCAGAACACGGGCATATACACTACGCCATACCAAAAGCAGATCCTGAACCATTTGAGGTTAAGTTTAGCGCCGTCGGGAATTTTGCTTTGCAAGCCTACACCAATGGCCCAAAACCAGCCAAACATAACGGCCATGATGAGCAGCCCGATAAGCGGGTAATACCTAAGATAGCTAAACATGCCGGTGGGGTTGCCCCCGGCTATCATACTGCCAAACACGCTGGCCATTAACATCATTTGAAACAAAAACGGGACAGCCGTTGTGAGCAGAAACAATTGCCAGTGTTTGGCCTTTAAAAATACTTGCATGGTTTACAGAATTGCGACAGGTGAAAATCATCACTAATATAAAAAATCATCACCGAAAATGAAATCGCCCGGGGCCACCGTTTTTTACGGTCGTTACGCTTGAGTGTTTGAAATAGTAGTTTGTCACCCTGAGCGATAGCAAATGGGTCTCTCGCGTGCAGATCCAATAACCAATCCGTAAGCACTGGCGGTAGATTTTTCGCTATCGCTCAAGAGATAGTTCTTCACTACGTTACCCATGACATGTTTGTTTTTCCGCTGAAGCCTCACCCTGCCCTCTCCAGCGGAGAGGGTTCCAAAGTCTCCCCCTTTGGGGGAGATTTAGAGGGGGCTTTCATCGGCATGTCATAAAAACCATTAGAGGCCACCGGGATTATATTACTCATAATGACAAGTACATTTTTTAACTATTCCGAACACTCAAGGTTTTTACCCAAACAAAAACGGGTACACATGGCCCTTATTAAGCCGGCGTACCCGCATAGGTTAAGCGCAAATACGATCTCTTAAATAGCAGCCGAAGAAATTACGCCCCTGATAATTTCAGTGATCTCGTTCTCGTCTACTTTTAAATAGGTATTGGTTTCTTCTATCAATATCTTGCCTCTTTTTCCCTTAGCACCCGGGGCACCGATATTGCCATGTTTACCCACATTGCCTGCCTGTCCCGGAGGGCCGCCATCGCCACGGCCGGCCACACCTGTAAAAGGTGCACCGCTGCCGCCACGTCCGCCCGCGCCTGGCTGGCCGCCTTTACCGGCTTGCCCGCCATCTGCGCCCAGGCCGGGTTCGCCTTCCTGGCCACCCAAATTGTTTACCACGTATAACAGTGGGGTAGCATTTGCCCTTAACGACCATAGCTTCACCAGTCCGCCGTTACCGCCGTCGCCGCCATTGCCACCATCGCCGCCGTTACCGCCATCACCACCGTTGCCGCCGCGCCCGCCATTACCGCCGTCTTTAGGGTTGCCGAGGCCGGTTTTGCCTTCTCCACCCCGTCCGCCGTTACCGCCAATACCGCCCTGCTGCCCGTTGCCGCCAACCTGCCCAAGCCCGCCATTGCCGCCTTTGCCGCCTATGGCGTTCAGGTAAACCTCGGTAGTTTCGCCAAATGCTTTGCAAATAAAGCTTACCGAGCCTGCATCCCTGCCGTTTTCGCCGTTCGCGCCTTTATTGCCATTATTGCCTTTGCTGCCATCGGCCCCGTTTCCCCCGTTACCGCCAGCATCGGCCGACCATTTCTTAACACCTTTTATTGAAACTTTCATACCGGCACTGCGCCCGTTACTGCCATTTTTGCCATTGCCGGCGGCCTGGGTTATGGCCTGCGCGGCTTCGTTCCAGTCGGTTGCCGCTTTGCCTTCCCGGCCGCCGGTGTTCTCGATATCGATAATGCCGGTACCCTTATTGGCAATAACCACTATATTACTTGCCGAGCGTATTTTTGATTTTTTAGCGGCGATGATCTCATCGCACACAATGATCACGGCAAAATCCTCGCCACGGGGGTTAACAATTTCGGTTTGATTTTTTACGATCAGCGTTTTGGTACGCAATACCGCGAAGGTGCGTTTCTCGTTACCGTGTTCGCCAAAAATGGTGGTTTCCGTATCGTATACGGTAGATGCCAGCGAATTAAGGATCTTTTGTTTTTCATCCTGTGCGAAGGCAGATACACACATTGTCAGCACGACTACTAATAATTTTAATTTTTTCATGATAATGATGGTGATTAAGTTTTACGATTTTTTTATGCTAAGCTACAGCCACCAAAGCGCGCGGATACAGGTGTTTTTACCCTTTTTACTTGCGTATCTGCCGAAGTTTTGCTTAGCTGCCGGAGAAGCGGCGGCGTATTTAATTACCTCAATGACGAGAAGCAAATAACAGCGCGGCAGATGACCTAATGACGCGCCCCCCTCTTGCATATCCCACCAAATTTTTGTATATTGTATCAGCCTGTCGCCACAATTTAGCTTTCTATTGTACTATCCTGCAAACGAAAATTTCGTACAGCGCTGGAAAATCGATGAAAAATCAAACGAAATCCAAAGGAAAAACAGCCTTTTATTATCGGTTTTTGATACCTTTTTTTATCTGCATGGAGCCGGTACCCTGTTCTTTTATGTATTAAACCTGCATATTCAAAGCAAAACTATCATGAAGCAGCCGGCTCTGTGCCCTCTGTGCAAACCTCTGTGTCCTCTGTGGTTAAAATCTAAAACCGGAAATTTTTTTATGATAAGATTTGCAAATCCGGACAAGTGCAGGGCATATCCGCCGGTCATAAAAACAATTTGATTAAACATTTTGTCGTATCATAAGTCAAACCTTTAACAATAGAGGAAACGACACAGAGAAACAAAATCATGAAAACACTAAATAAAATATGGGGAGCGGCCGTGTTGGCCTTATTCTTCATGCTGGCCTCGCCCCAAAAGTCGAGTGCGCAGTACGGGGGCGAGATCTCGTTCCAAACTTTTTACGATGAGCTTTCGCCCTACGGTATCTGGATAGACGACCCCGAATACGGAAACGTATGGGTGCCAGATGTTCAGGAGGATTTTCGCCCCTACGCCACCAATGGGCACTGGGCAATGACCACCTACGGCAACACCTGGGTATCCGACTACGA comes from Mucilaginibacter mali and encodes:
- a CDS encoding TetR/AcrR family transcriptional regulator, with the translated sequence MDKDKIDKKDHILDVAERVFSDHGFDGASTRMISGEAGVNMAMLNYYFGSKEGLFLAVIGRKISSFKDLLVTISGDNTMTQWQKVVKYIDLYSEKIVSNNCFQKLIYHEMTMNRRSELADSVREILMQNVNEFRKIIQDGIDNGEFKKDIDTHMVTATIYGTKNYVVNMPLMTSALFGYDIQDDKILEEQFKPRMKSYMTNLLKCYLLN
- a CDS encoding TolC family protein: MNTLNNHPVKRYLFKIPGKALAATLLFAATVITAATAQERTITIDEAIKLGIENSKTLKMSQSKIDQAVSEYNQAKDKALPTGSASFAYNRAQIPAHTLDLGGGDPIHLPSSANAYLGIASVSETIFAGNRLRYARESTDLLVKVARLDVDKDKEEISYDVINAYYGLYKVLQSKKVVEQNLKTIDAQIKQSQRFFEQGLVTKNDVLRFQLQRANIELNGIDLESNRKIINYNLDILLGLPESTQLNIAQINEADRKMGMLSNYIDTAIANRQELKQSDLRTQAAEVNIKSIMANKAPTLAASVGGYYVDVSGNPIPQSGKFITPITAGLTLSWNFGTLWTNKNKEAEARIQRDQTVIGKDIQLDAIKREVNGNYQNYQTAVNKIKLLQTSIEQAGENNKILENKYQSNIASATDRADAETLLYQAQINLELAKADAGLAYYTLLKSTGKLTK
- a CDS encoding HlyD family secretion protein, which encodes MAKEQTTPQEPKKKNKVIPIILGVLLVGGMIFGAKEYIYYSKHEDTDDAQIDGDISPVVARVGGYVDSIFFEENQHVTKDQVLVKIDDRDYKVKLEQAIAAKQGAGSGTGVNEAQVLSQTANSASAKAQAVSAGARLEKAEKDYARYANLVKDGSVTQQQFDQAKADRDVAAATYKAAQDQYKASVEQIGATRSQMTVINTGVTQKQVDIDYAKLQLSYTTVKSPAGGITSKKSIQVGQLVQAGQTLFSVVNDNSIFITANFKETQLDKLRNGQKVNIEVDAYPELKVEGTVYNFSPATGAKFSLLPPDNATGNFVKVVQRVPVKIKINAAKDVMEKLRPGMSVNVSVITKD
- a CDS encoding DHA2 family efflux MFS transporter permease subunit → MAETGFKKWIITITVIVASLLELIDTTIVNVSLPQIQGNLGATLEDVAWVVTGYAVANVIVLPMSGWLGSRFGRKNYFLASIIIFTIVSFLCGNAHTMGELVTFRIIQGLAGGGLISTAQAILLETWPREQIGTATALFGLGAVVGPTVGPTIGGWITDHYAWPWIFYVNIPVGALAAFCTYTFIKETPKDAKGKPVDWWGILLLAIAVGSLQTVLEKGESEDWFAKTYILVLTIAAVLGFILFIWRELSTDHPIVNFSILRHRSFAVGMFTSFVLGFGLYGSVFVFPVFCQNLLGFSAQQTGELLFPGGLCTIMMMPFIGKMLNKGIPAQFMATAGMFLFFVFTNMLSHSTLATGEKDVLVPLLIRGVGMALLFVPLTTLAMADLKGPELGQGSGLNNMMRQLGGSFGIAILTTVIHNRQGFHRSNLLNNINQYNPLFNDRFNQLLHGFMAKGKSLTDATTMAYKAIEGMVTRQAMLLTYDDAYWISGMVMLFSIPLLYLQPFKKLKAVADSH
- a CDS encoding isopenicillin N synthase family dioxygenase, which codes for MSTVNIPRLDLDTYVNGDAAQRKQFSDDIGKAFNETGFVTITNHGLSKELIDNLYKQVKTLFALPDDVKSKYEIPGLAGQRGYTGKGKETAKGFKVPDLKEFWQIGQTVTDGDPVKDEYPANVMVEELPEFNQVTLEVYQKLETAGKSILKAIAIYLGLDENYFDKHVHNGNSILRTLHYFGIEDPDSLPADAVRAGAHEDINLITLLIGASADGLELLTRENTWFPVSAHGEDVVVNVGDMLQRLTNGKLKSTTHRVVNPPRELMKNSRFSVPFFLHPKSDMDLTSLPSTIDAEHPKQFSDMTAGEYLDERLREIGLKK